CGCTATCTCCTCAACGACGCTCTCGATGCCCCTCATGAGGTGAGGTAAAAAAGGAGGCTTAAAAAGCTAAGCCTCAGACGTTGACCTTTTCCATCCACTCTTCGGCCAGGTTGCCGACGATGGGGAACTTGTAGCGTTCGCCCTGGTAGGCCTTCACCATGCCGAGGATCCAGAGGATAAAGCCCACGATTCCCAGGAGCCAGGCGATAATGCCCCCTATGTACGGGATGAAGCTGAGGATCACCTGGAGCACCGTGATGCCTATGAAGGTTATCGTCGACTGCATAGCATGGAAACGGACGAAATCGCTCTCCTTCTCAAGCACCAGGAATATTATCCCTGTAATCCACCAGGCGAGATAGGCAAGCAGTCCCTCAAGGTTCTCATCCATGCCGAGGGACGTCTTCTTGGGTTCTTCAGGTGGAGTCTCCTCCATGATAACACACCTCCGAAATTCAACTTGTTGTATTCTCTCCAATCCCTTAAATACCTTTCCGAAGTTTTAAATTCCGTATCCCCTGGGAACACCTTCCCGGGGCATCTTAGAACCCGCGGATTTCTGATTTCGAACTCCCCGATTTTGTTAGGCTCACCAAAGCTTTTTAAGGTCATCGAGGGATTGGAATATCGAATTAGGAAAGCCTAACGGTGATGCTCATGATTGTACCTTTAAACGCACTCAGACCCGGGGACAGGGGGATTGTGGTGAATATCCTCGGCGGCCCCACCGCAAGGCAGCGGCTTGTGGGCATGGGCCTCACCCCCGGAGCGACGGTTCAAATAATCGAGTCCCACCAGTACGGCCCGATAATCATCTCCGTCGGCGGCGTGCGCTTCGCTATCGGCAGGGGAATGGCGGCGAAGGTCATGATACGAAAACTGTGAGGTGGCCGTCATGATGAAGGTCATTGCACTGGCAGGGAACCCCAACGTCGGAAAAACGACCATATTCAACGCACTGACCGGGCTGAGGCAGCACGTTGGCAACTGGCCCGGCGTCACGGTCGAGAAGAAGGAGGGAATACTGGAATACAAGGGGCAGAAGTTTCTTGTAGTTGATCTCCCCGGCACGTACTCCCTCACGGCCCACTCCATCGACGAACTCGTCGCGAGGGACTTCCTCCTGAAGGGGAGCGCCGATGTGGTCGTGAACGTCATCGACGCAACGGCCCTCATGCGAAACCTCTTCCTCGCCATGGAGATACTGGAGATGGGCCTCAACAACGTTATCATAGCCCTCAACAAGATAGACCTGGCCGAGAAGCACGGTATCGAGATAAACGTGAAGAGGATGGAGGAGGTTCTCGGTGTTCCCATCGTGGCGATGAGCGCAAAGGAAGGCGCCGGCCTCGACGAGCTGAAGGAGAAGATACACCTGATGGCCAACGGGATGCTGAAGGAGAGGCCCGTGATCCCCCAGTACGACCCGGAGGTCGAGAGGGAGATAGAGCACATAATGGCAGTTCTCAAGGGC
The Thermococcus celericrescens genome window above contains:
- a CDS encoding DUF4870 domain-containing protein; this encodes MEETPPEEPKKTSLGMDENLEGLLAYLAWWITGIIFLVLEKESDFVRFHAMQSTITFIGITVLQVILSFIPYIGGIIAWLLGIVGFILWILGMVKAYQGERYKFPIVGNLAEEWMEKVNV
- a CDS encoding FeoA family protein, which gives rise to MIVPLNALRPGDRGIVVNILGGPTARQRLVGMGLTPGATVQIIESHQYGPIIISVGGVRFAIGRGMAAKVMIRKL